The genomic stretch caagagtccctgtctcaaagaagaaacaaacaaaaaggcaggcATGATACCACACCTCTATAATACTCAAGACGCAGAAGCTGGAATATTGCCACAAGTTTtaggtccagcctggtctacataggaagttatGGCCAGTTTAGGCTACATATAACAAGACTATAATAAACACAAGAAAATCCAAAACTGctaacaggcaaaaaaaaaaaaagctattaaaTTAGTATTTTCACACtgatcttttttttggggggggagggaattgagatagggtttctctgtgtagccctgacgatccatagaccaggctggcctcaaactcagagatccaccttcttctgcctcctgagtgctgggattaaaggcatttgccaccaccgcccggccatttaaaacaatcttattttacataccaatcccagttccctctcattgccccaaccatctccccatccctcgcccaatccactcctccagaGGGCGAGGcctcacttgaggcaggaccaaggccctccccttctgtatctaggctgacaaAGGTTCtttccataggaaatgggttctTTTTTAAACCAATACGGAACACTTGGgttgcttaaggaagagtctttTCAAATGGTTCTTCTAAAATTTTaagttgtattattttatatattagaaaCTCATACAACTTATATAGCTGAGTACTTTATTTTACAGAGACAAGAGAGTTTCacgatggaggccagcctggaagacATTGTGAACTCCAGGCCAACCGAGTTAATGTGAGAAACTGTTTCaaactaaaagcaaacaaaacacaaataataatataCATTATGCCAGCTCTTCAGGACTTCCCATGGTACCATGGGCTCAGGTCACTCGCCAAAGAGTCTACTTCTGAATAAAAAGGATATATTTTTGTATAGTATACTAAATAAAAAGTACACATTTTTGTAATTTGGTGTTTATAAATGGAACCCTCATATAATATATGAACAGTGAATGTTTTGGTTACCAGAAGTCttaggtgggtttttttttttttggcctacGAAGTAGGTGACCCCATTTCTATAAACTTGGTGTGAATTACAAGCCATAGTGAAGGCAAAAATAGTTGAGGTGAAAAGTAATTCAAATCTTTCTCCTGCACAATGTCCAACTTGCCTATTCCTGAATGAACAATTAAGAATCTTACCCTGGGTACCACTTCGCATGCTGTTCCCAAGGGTCTTCACTTGGCTTCCAATCTGtgagccctcctccacagtgaaaGCACTTCACCTTATCACCTTCACCTAAGGAAACATGCACGTAAAactatgtgtatctgtgcatcaaAAAATGCCCATTCTAACATTTAAGAGGTGTCTAAGTTACATACAATCTCATggcttaaaggaaaacattcatatTCCATCTAGATACGATCTTTATCATTTGACAGGAAATACACACTAAATTTACCATCCCGATATGGGGTGCTTTGTAGaagacaacaaaagtaaaatcaaagaTTTTATGTTAAAAACTACAATTGTTACATTCTTTCTAGTGCATGTCATTTGGGTCATTACTATCACACTTACTTCATCAAACTGAAATCTGTACAAGTTATATTCCAAATGTTAACTATAATAAAATTCAGCAGATACTACAAAGTAAGTGTCTTTAAGGATAGAGCTCTCTGACATGAAAAAGACCTTCAAGATTACTAtgttatataaatgaaaaaaatttgaaataatttgtattttgaatttaGCACTATTCAATCTTAAAATAAGTGGACCAGGCATGCAGATATAAAATATTCCTAGAAGCAACCATATTACTGGCTTTTAAGTCACATACTGTGACTGTTTCAAAAATACTCTGATGCAATAAGGCATAATACAGGGCAGCTTTCAAATATGTAGCGTATGTTAAAGATGTtactttttctttggttcttttcgAGGGTATCATGACGTAGCCCaaactgccctcaaactcattcCTACCTCAGCCTATGGACTGCTGCAATTACAGGTATGTGGCACCATGCTTAGCTTGATGTCAGTTTACCATGAACCAACCTAAATTCTCTGTTAACTCTGTTTATAGGGTTGTGGTGAAGCTTACAGACAATCCATGTAATAAGTATGCTGAGCATACAGAGTAGATGCTCGTTAAATGGCAGCTATTATTACTATTAGACCCATTATTTATCAGGAATCAATaccatcttttttcttctctcaactCAACCCTCAAACAACTGTATGAATACAGATCTGACTCATAATAGCATGGCCTTTTAAGCATAAATTCAGTAATGACAATGAAGATTTAACATATGAGTTCAGAGAATGATACTAATGATAAGCAATCCTGAAAACTTATGCCTAAATATTTATTAGTTCAGAAGACTAAAggcaatgattttctttttaggagCCCTATGACAGATGGAAAGTAATTTACTGGTTAAGTTTACCTAAAGCATAAAATCCAGCTCTTGCAAGCTGCTCCTTGTTAACTGAGTATATCCATGTTCCAAAAGTAATGATCCGTGCTTCATATTCTGCCATGGCTGGATTTCTTGGAGAATTTGCCGAATTGGGGAAATTCCTATCAGAACTCACACCAGATTCACTCCGAACATTAACATTCCGgcccaaaacaaagaagcaattgGGAAAGTGTCTCCTGTGTTCTGACCAGGCACGATCACAGGGTTCCCAATTTTTCAGTTTCCCACCACAGCAAAAGCACTGCACTTGATCATCAATCCCTGTGTAGTACAGTCCAGCACTGGCCAACTCTCTGGGGGTTAAGTGGGCATAGTCTGGCCAGTTCTGAAAGGACTTCAGCCTGGCTTCTTCACTACACATGGCAGGGTTCCTCGGGTATATGGTATCTGAAATATCTACAACCTGTCCAGTTCTCAAAAGATAATCTGCATGAGTCTCAGATGGCCTGTCAAGAGCAAAATGATTTCTGTTTCCCACATAGTTTTCAGCTTTGTACTGGCCATTTTGGATACCAGGATTTGTAGCCTGTGTGGcactgttttcaaaataaaaaccattGATAAATCTGCAATTTGGGGATATTTGCCTGTGTCTTCCAACAGCTGAGTCTCCGTACTGCCATCTATCCACTGCCGCGTGACAACTAAAGCACTGCACAGTATCTCCTTCACCAGTATAAAGAAACCCTGCTCGTGCCAAGGTTGATGCTGAAACAGGACTACTACTTGGAAAGTTAGCAAATGTTTTTAATCTATTAAACTCTTCTACAAATTCTTCATCCTTATTGGTGTCTGCAGGTACACAAGTTCTAGATCCTTCAAAACTGTTAAAAGTCATCTTCTCTTGAAAATAGGACTTGTCCACCTTTTCTAAAAAGAGAACATTGCATTAGGAAATCCAAAACACATAACAAAAGTAACATATTTCTGATACTAAGCACTAACAAATTATCCACTGATAACATAAAAACAGTGGTACAATCACTAAGACACATTTAATTCTAAACACTAGAGCCTTACATTACTACTTGAGTTTTAAAATctggtgcttttgttttttttctctttcagtgttAAGGCTTCACACAATGCCAGACACATGCTCCAACACAGAACTATAAACCAGcctgtttctcttatttattgTAGTCCTGGATATCCACCTCAGGGTCTTTGGCATTTTCGGCAAGTGCCGAAAATGAGCCTCAATCTcagtcccactttctcttttgatGGAAAACAATATGTAAACAAACAGCAGAATTACGAATCTTAAGTACTCATTTTATAGAAATATGGAAAGTATGacacagaaaaattataaatattaaacacaTGAAGCCTTTAATTAGGAAAAACATGAATGCAGCATAAAACATGCAGATTATTAAAGACTATGCATAATAGTTATAATGAATCATTTCATATTCAAGGCATCAAAGTTCAATTTTTACTACTTAAAAATGAATGTTTAGAATGCTCAtggattaattttaaatatatttttactttcttgcttagcaaaaaaaaaaagtggtctgGTGGAGGCCATGCCCAAGGGTATATAGGAAGCACAAATTAAACTTGCTGCATTTAAACAAAAGGACAAAGTCAGGtggtagatctgggaggagttggggaggtaGGTGACTGTGATCAAAATGCcatgcataaaattctcaaagaactaataaaaatattaaacaaaatattataatGACTTAAACATTCTAAAAGTCACAGATATTAATTGAAGTTACTTTTGCCATCAACTTCTGTTGGTCAAGAAATAGCCTGTTTAAATGGAAGAGAATTTAACACTCATTACAGTTGCCAAATTACAACGATGTCATGTTTAGGCCAAATAACATACCAAGAGGAATCAGCTGCATTATGGGAAGAGTGGCAAGACAGTTTGTCCTCCAACATGGTAAAGTGCTAAATGATGCTACTAATAATTGCATAAGGATAACAGGCATGAATCATGGTCACCATAGGCAAAGCAGATAGAAGAACATGTGGTCACCCTAGCTACAAGACAAGCTGGTTCTCCAGAATCTTCCACATTGCCATTCTGTCCTCAGTATGTTtgtgaaatgcaaaataaacaaatggctaaaactcaaataacagCAAAAATGAAAGATTCTGATGTAGCAATGAATACATATCCAGATATTTCTCAAAGGGGGATGTATAATCGGCCAACTACCACATTAAACACCAGAATACAAATAAAAGCCACAATGAAGTATCACCTCACACCTATCAGGATAGCTATtatttgaaagacaaaaaccaacaaaTGCTGCTGAGGATATGAAAAAAGGACCTACAAACAGGAATGTAAACTAGCACTGCCATTATGGAACACAAAATGGAAGCTCTTCTTGGttttgtgtagatgtgtgtgcttggtatgcatgcatgtgcatggatATCTTTCTCTATCATTCTCTACTTTGTTGTGGCAGAATCTTTCAGCTGAACTACGAGCTGGCTGATCcagccagcttctgcctccacaatacactgggccatctttccagcccctaaattGAGCCTCTTCAAAAACTAGACAAGAGCTGAGtttggagaggtggttcagcagttaagagcacttactgctcttccagaggtcccgagttcggttcccagcatcgATATCCACATCAGACTGCTTAcatcacctgtaacttcagcttctgGGGATCTAATgcctctggtctccttgggcacctacactcacatgcacacaatcataggtctacacacacacacacacacacacacacacacacacacacacacacacacacacacacaaataagtttCAAAACCAATTAGACAATGATGGAGATGTTGCTAATGTAGCAGAGTACTCACCTAGCCCTGGGTTTAACCTTAACactacataaactgggtgtggcagTACACCAACGATCTCAGAACttaggaggtggaagcaagaggattagAATTTCAAGCTCATTCTCAGCTCCATAacaagttttaggccagcctgtgatacacaatctcaaaaacaaacagacagacagctaaCACAGGAGCTAGGGCATACATCCAGGGAAGTAAAATCAGTATGCTGAAGAGACACCTGTATTTGCCCACTTATTATAGCACTATTTGTATGTAGGTGACCATtgtggaacagaaaaagaaaatgtagtgtaTGTATACAATGTAATATTTATccttaaaaagattaaaattctGCCACTTTGCAGAAACATGAATAGAACTGGATGAAATTATGTGAAGTAAAACATATCAGCTACTTATGTGGAAGCTAAAAGGTTAATGGGCACAAAGGTGTAGTTGAACAGAAGTAACttactttctttcccttttgtttggagacagagtttcactacataatccaggctggcctcatatttACTGCCCAAAGCcttcagagtcctgggattacaggaatgtaccacCCAAACCTGCAGGACAAAgaattccttttctgtctttctgtgtcatgTGTATGGGTGAATGTGCAAGTGCAGGCCTGTGCACATGGAAGCCTACTGCTGATATTGGCAATTATCCCCAATTTCCCTTTCATCTTatcctttgagacaagatctctgaaTCAAGCCTAGACCTCACTGATAATGTCTAGTCCGTTAGTCAGCTTGCCCCGGAGAGCCTGTCTCCTACTCTGGAATTAGGAGTGTGCCACCGTGCCCACACAGCATTTATTTAGGTTCTGAGAATCAAAACTTAGGTTCTCATACTTGCATAGCATATGgtttagctactgagccatctatgAAGCCCTGGTTACTAATGTTCTGCAGTAACCTAGGAAAACTATGGTTGGAAATAATTAGCCAGACACTTCAAAATAGTTAACAGACAAGCTTTGAATATTCTCAATGCAAAGAAAATGTCTGAAATAAGAGACAACGAATATTACTCTGATCTTATTTAATGCATATTTTGCATGTAGTAAACACGTGACACTATAGCACATACACTTATAATTACTGtgtcaattaaaaatagattttaagggctggagagatggctcagcagttaaaagcactggttgctcttccagaggatcagggttcattttccagcacccatatggcagctcatagtTGTTtgcaactccatttccaggggatccaacaccctcatacagacatacatgcatgcaaaacaccaatgcacatgaaataaaaataaatcattttaagaagctctctctctctctctctctctctctctctctctctctctctctctctctctgtgtgtgtgtgtgtgtgtgtgtgtgtgtgtgtgtgtgtgtgtgtgtatattaataGATTCAGGGGGCTAAGGCAGGGGACATTGAATTAGAGACTAGCCAGACccttctgaaaacacacacaaactcaagcacacacacgcacacacaccactcaGAATGGTCACGGTGTCTTGTTTGCTTCTAGACATTAATTTTTTTAGGATCTTGGAAAGACTGATGAAGAACTTTGGGCACTATGTTAGCACAGTATGTCACAGAACATCAATTCCCTTTagtgtaatatttaaaaaatgcctcTCTTGAAAGATGACAATAAACTTATGTGGCCTAGCCAATTTTCACTAGTATTCATATATCCCTTAAGAGCTGACTTTTATCTGTCTCTGAGCAATTTTTTGAATACAGTTTTAGATACTTTTGACTAGCATTTTCCAGATGTTTGAAAACATTCTGGCAATAATGTTCAAAGTTTTCTGTTGAATCAGCATAAACTAGATGATTAAATAAGagattcaaagaaacaaaaagctagCTGATAAGCTATCAAGAAAAACATTAATACAGAATTATgtaaaattttatattgtttttaaattgttgcaCAACTAAGAAACATGAATAAATGATTTAGAATGAAGTCATATAAAGGCAAACGTCCAGTTTAAAACCTTGGGATTTTAGTTAATTGCAAATTTCTTACAAGCCAACATTACATGGCTGCTAAAAACCTCACAGCCTTCAGACTGTGTTAGTGTCCAGATGTGGAATATTCACATCCAATTCAGCTACAGAACGAATATTCCCTCAGTTCCAAACACATTTTAGGAGGAACACTGACAAATGTTCATGTCTTTAGA from Cricetulus griseus strain 17A/GY chromosome X, alternate assembly CriGri-PICRH-1.0, whole genome shotgun sequence encodes the following:
- the Xiap gene encoding baculoviral IAP repeat-containing protein 4, which codes for MTFNSFEGSRTCVPADTNKDEEFVEEFNRLKTFANFPSSSPVSASTLARAGFLYTGEGDTVQCFSCHAAVDRWQYGDSAVGRHRQISPNCRFINGFYFENSATQATNPGIQNGQYKAENYVGNRNHFALDRPSETHADYLLRTGQVVDISDTIYPRNPAMCSEEARLKSFQNWPDYAHLTPRELASAGLYYTGIDDQVQCFCCGGKLKNWEPCDRAWSEHRRHFPNCFFVLGRNVNVRSESGVSSDRNFPNSANSPRNPAMAEYEARIITFGTWIYSVNKEQLARAGFYALGEGDKVKCFHCGGGLTDWKPSEDPWEQHAKWYPGCKYLLDEKGQEYINNIHLTHSLGESLVRTAEKTPSLTKRIDDTIFQNPMVQEAIRMGFSFRDIKKTMEEKIQTSGSSYLSLEVLIADLVSAQKDNTQDESSQTSLQKDISTEEQLRRLQEEKLCKICMDRNIAVVFVPCGHLVTCKQCAEAVDKCPMCYTIITFKQKIFMS